AGACTATTACACTTTCCCAAGCAATTTCAACCCTCCTCCCCCCTTGGGTAAAGTGAATCTTTGATGAATGATGAAAGGTGAATGTAATCCTTGATTTCAGCAGGTTCTTAATCTGATTTAATGGAGATATTATTCAAAGTTAACGTGgacttttacttttttactgAAGAAAGGACTTGCACCTCGAATTGACGGTTGAATAAATCatggatttttttaattgaacaaaTAAATCATGAGTCGGGTATATCCCATGCGGTTGTAAGCGTTTTACACGCTTTTCTAAACCACGTGTCTGGCATTCTTTGTTTCAGCCTCAAGGCTGGTTACCCCGAGCATTGTGTCAAGTTTTTCCGAAAGTTCGTAAGTTTGGGCCAAACTCACTTCACGTCTTTGAATGCACCAATGTTGAACTGAATATCTTATTATCTTCGATATCTTTGGCAAATATCGATTGCATAATTCTCATATCTGTGCTTGGTTTGTGTGTTCCGCATGCAACGCAATCGAAAACGATCAATACGCGCTCCAGGTAAATCTTAAATTCACTATTTCTCTCTGACATTCTACCTGACATACTTTCTAAGGTATAGACTAATCCCAACTGTTATCACCTTCAGCAATTCAGAGAGGCAGAATGTAAGAAAATTAGATATGACCACACACCTTCCAAAGGTTTTGGTTCgacgaaaaagaaacaataaatttcCTTGGTTTGAGAAAACATTAAAGCTGTTTTTATCGCTGAAGCCGTGAAAAACCTTCCCGTGCAAATGCTGCGTTGTCGGCCATTGTCGCAAGACATATTTCTCGCTATTCTCCCGAGAGATACAACCCTTTCGaaccaaaataaatttattacaAAGAAGTAAACAAGACTCCAAATTCAGTCAATGTAATATTAGTTCTCACCTGTCCAGATATCACAAATACAGCTGTCTTGTCAGTTGAAAGGATTGCACATGTTTACCATTGAAAATCAACTTTTGCAGAGGACAGAAACACTCAACTTGTTCGCACGTTAAAAATTCGTTTCATTTGGGCAGGAAGCCATAAACTTCACATGACTGCGTCTTTTATCCTTTTAATCTTCTAGTATAATATATTCAAATAAATGGCAGCTGTATGCATCATTGAACTTCTTCTCCTACTCTCTTGTAATGAACTTTCTGCTCCCAtctgtaaaatttgaaattccaaaaaaaaattgatacacgTGTGTCATCTTCAACGTTTGAAGTTCAGTTTTTTTCAGTATGAAATATACTTACATTTTAAATCGTATCTGATCTACTTCATTTACTCTTCAAATTTCaacatgaaaaatgatttttcagagagatgtttcatatttttgtgttctcttaaaaaaatgatataaaatgatAGAGCGTCGGCCGAATTCCCTATACCCACAGCAGCTGTGGACGTAATTTACTGCAGGCTCGGAATGATCATTGCATTACTGCGCATGCTCACGCGTGCAATAATATCAGAGCGCTCATGAATGTCATGCGTGCCGCTCCGCATACTTGTAAGAATGCTGCTACTTTTTCGTTTGTAATACGAACTTTGTACATATTTAATGATTGTGcttttccaatttgttttttgcCAAATCTGGgacagtttttttaatatttattgtcaAGCAGGTAAAAATGCCCCTTTTACTTTTTCACGTAAACTGACATAAGGCAGAGAATTGAATTTgtctttttcataaaaaaatatcgTCCTTAGGTTCAGGAAATTGAGATTAACCTTGGGACCTGTCGACAGACTGGTCCACCCCATAAACCATTGCTCTCTGAGTAAAACCAAAACACTTTCACTGACCAGTTGTTATCCTCGGTAGAGAGGCCCACACGGTTACTCATTTACAGGAACAGGAGGACACATCGTGAACTATCTCGAAAATCATATCAACACTAATGATTAACGACTTTTTTCCGTATTTTGATAAGAAAAGACTTTTCCTCCGCCAGCAAGTATAATTAAATCAGGTTGATCGAAGGGAGAGGGGGAAGAGTTTTGTTAAGGTGATAACATTATTTCGAATGTAGTTCGGAGTTAATGAGcgcgagtaaatttttcaaacacaacTAAATTGTATGGTTCCGTAGCGCAAGTGCAATTCATAGAGAActcaagacagacgaaattttgacattgtGCGCGCGCTATATAGGGTTTGCACTCGTTTTACAACTTTGCGCTCGTAATAAAACTTTGAATTCTTGTCACAACTTTGCACTCTTGTCACATGTAATGTACTCATTTTCAACCAATTAAGGgcgcttaattttttttatgtatgttATTACAACATTTACAGGCATAGGGAgtgttttgcaaaataaatcCATTTTTTCCCACATTCTCaagtaaaattataaattattttaaaagactCTTTGTCAAAGAATTCTTAAAAGGCTGATTTTCACACATCGTATGGTGGCACTTCCAACCCCTAACCGTAAAACCTAAATCCCAAACCCAGAACCCTGACACTGCCCCTAATTCGAACCCTGATCCTGACCCTGTCTCTAACCTTATCCCTAAAATCCTGACACTAAACCTAACCCTAGCCCTAATCCCAACCCTCACCCTAAAACCTTAACCCTAACCTGAGCATAAGCGCATAAAAGATCGCGCTCTACAGTTACATGAGTTACTTTGCCTAGTGAAAGAACAGGAGTCGAAGTAACACCAATGACAGAAAATTAGGGCGAAAGAGTGACAACACAGTTAGTTTTCCAATCCCCTTCACTTGCCTGGAAAAGAAGACCAGTACACCTCAATTATACGAAACCGGCCCGCTCATGTTGTCATGATTTACCGTTGCCGAACGAATAGGGATCAACTGCAGTTCTTGGTAGGAAAAACCCTCAAAGACTGACAACGCAGTTTTTAGACCCGCCTTGCTCCCCTGGAACTTGACCAGAGGACTTAAACTGCAAACTCGTATCTAGTTGCCCGTAGTCTTCTGTCTGGAGAGGTAAAGATAGCAAGCATGACAGggccccacccctcccccttccctcttaaaaaaatattttccatagGTTCAGTACATCTTATCGTCATTACTGTTATCCTTTATCAGTTTCACAGTTTATTTGGGACCCAGAAGGTTATTTGAAGGCACTGGTCAAGAGTTGAGACAAAACCAGCCTTTGGGGGGAGTGATTAATCAAATTGTTGATTACAATCGCACCAAAGTCTGACTTACAAAGATCAGTTTTAATCAGTTGTGTTAGGCTcaaagtcatcatcatcatcatcatattattttcctttttaccgatacaaaaaaaataatctaCAGCATTACAATTAATAGAACGCGAGAAGACCCAGGAAGCCACGGGACTTATGGGAGAGGCCACTTCACTTACaacaatatattaaaaaaagaataagtgaTGCTAATGTGTGGCTCggccaattcagtgattattaaaataaaaaacaattttcattttgtctgAAGCAAAGACGATTTGACCAACGAGTGACTGAACTAGAGAGTTTTTGGACCTTGGTAGAGAATTGTAATTTGCTTGAGTCACGTTATAAAGCACGTAAATTAGTGTCGTCtgaaaatattctgaaattatGTACGTAAGAGTAACAAGATGAATCATTTACCTACATTtcgtttttgtattttatttattcgTACTTTACATACAATTCAATATATTCTCAGAATACCTACATAACATACTGTTTACTTGCAAAACTAATGTGCATGACAAACGCTAATGACACCAATACCTGACTAACACGCATAACTcgtaaaaaaatcatttatgtaAATACCACAAGTGATTGCTTACTTCAAGGGGGCAATACTTCATATCGCAATATATCGTTTCCTGTTTTAAAGTAACAAGTGAAATGACGAAGGCCACTTTTCCTATTCCTTAACGTTTTTCTTGGGATGTTTCAATTAATAGTTTCAGAGCCTTCCGAAGAAAACCTCACATATGTAAACATTGATGTCCACTACAGGAATACATTAATGTCTATCATATGAGTACATTAATGTCCATCATATGATAGATTAATGTCCATCATATGTATACGTTAAAGCCCGTCCCTTAGTTGCCATTAGTTTATGCCTTCATTTGCGCCGTGCAATGCCCCCTTTGGCCCGAATCGTAATTGAATCTGGTAGAGGTTACCGCGCTTGTCCAAATTATTCGGTAGTCCTTCTCAgatgatttttcaaaaaatttgtgGAAGACCTGAAAGTGTTAAGATTCCCTACCATCTTCATGAACTGGCGTAACTTAAGAGATTTTAAATATATCGAGTAATGTAATCAGTGCATCATTTTGAGAATAGCTGTAAGTCTGACACCCTTGTTGAGAATGCCTACTGCCTTTTTATCACTGCGAATCAAAACTATTCAACAAGGATCTACTCATGTTTGTCGAGGGATCAATGTCACTTATTGGTGATTTATCTGCCGAAGTTTTCTCTTGCTCATAAATTGGTCATTAAGCTAATTAAAGATACTTTGTTTGTCTGTTACTAAGTAAGGTAGAATAAAGGTTAAACATTTTTGTGAACATAAAAGTGACctaacaatgaagaaaaaaacttctggaAAAACTTTTTCCAACAATAGGACTTCTACATATCAAGCACCTGAATGGATATATGGAGTTTTTCGTTAAAGAAGAAACTCTCAAAGCTGTCAATAAAGAGTAAAGTGTTCCTGTATAACGATTACATGTGATTTCTTCATCCAATGCGTCTCCTCAAGGAAATCATCTCGGTTTGCAGAAGGTAAGGTTTTACTCACATGGACCAGGGGTTTGCGACGCGCTCCTGATGTTGGTGGATGACAAATTTCTGGGACCAGAGTCCTTGACTGTGACCTCGTTGCCCGTAGTAACGATTACTGGAGCAACTTGGGATGCACAACCGAGTATTCGCTTCACTGCACTCTTAAAGTTCGGCAGTCGGAAGGCGTAAAGAAAGGGATTGATGAGAGAATTGATTGTGATGAAAACAAAGTGGAAATCTCTCAGCCAGTGAATCAGCTCACAGCTGCATCCCTGGCAAAGATTCATGAAATAGATCATGATGCACGAAGGTATGTAACAGGACAGAAAGATGCCAAGCATGATCAGATAGGTTTTAGTGAGCTTATTTTCCATCTCTATGGCTCGTTGACGAGCCTTATTTAGCTCTGTTTGACCGTCGGTCAAATTGTCGATTTGGGTGATTTGGTTTTTGGCGTACTGAAAGATACGCACATAAgagaaaatgaagataaaaatagtGCAAAACATCGTAATGTTGGCAAAGACAAAAGCGTAGGCCACAAAGCcgacaaagaagaaaatggagGTGGAACAACATGAAAGGATCCAAACCAGGGAGACAGCTGTGGCTACACGCCCATAATTGGCGTTGGCTCTGTACCACAGAGGCTTTGTTATCGCTAAGTAGCGATCGACAGTAAGTGCTGCAAGACTCAGCAGAGACGCCGTGCAACACAGAAAATACACAGATTGAGAGAACCATGACATGCTGATGGACAAGCCTCGAGACTCTCTGTAGTGCGTGTTAATGGACAACGGCTCTACCAGCGCACCCACGATAAGGTCTGTGACGGCAAGATTTGCCACCAGAAGCGTAAACGGGTTTCGAAGATTTTTGTTGGGATCGAATAGAACTGCCAAGATGACCATCAAGTTTCCTGGGACGGTTGCTATCATGAAAACGATAGCTAACACCATTGTCGTTATGGAAACCTCAGTTGGAGCCCAGACACCGAAACAGTGACTCGCTCCAAGCCCCATCGCAAACGTTCTTTAGCCTGTAATTAACCACATTAATCGCAATGTTATCTGAAAATGTTCAGCACTAAGAAGCTTtgcaaaattacacaaaaaccATTCAGGCAGCCTAAGGTAGAAGACCTTTTGAGTTAACATGAGTTGTtctaagaaaaaacaattctaaAGTAAAATTATCTTAACAGGAGAAACTAACATGAACATTTTGAGGGTTAGTGGTGTATTACAGAGACAAAGCCTTATTGTTGAACTCGCCTTTGCAGATCTTGATAACGTGGATTTCCTGTACTTTTCCATTTCACTTATTGGGACCCTCCAGTTTTCTGATCCGGCAGGCAATTTACATAAAATTTGTGGAATATTTGCCGAATAATCCAATAATATTAAATCAGAAATGATAAAATTCATtgaactttgaaattatttaccACTGCGTAAAATTCAGACGTGATGatttaaaagcttttcaagTGAGTTTCAACAACCCAAAAGAGGTAAATGTGACGGTAAAAAATGCAGTAAGTCGGCACTTTCTATATGCATGAAATGACAATTCGGTGATAAATGTTTcatgaatgttttaaaaacggCGGAGGCACTTCTGCGATTAAGGAGATTTTCGAGTGTGTTCCAAATATCCATAAAGTGGTCTATTACATCAGTAAACTGATAAAAAGCGCGGTCGGCTGTCTTGACAGAAGTTACGGTACAATGAGCGATAGATCTTTGATAAATTATAGGAGAGAGTAACTCTATATTGCAATTGATAATTTCAAGTTAAACACATTTAAGTACAAtgaattttcttaaatcttTCAGTTATTTTGAGAAGATAAAGATTCTAAAAAACTTACCTCTGTAGTAATAGTGACTGGTGTCTCAAGAACAACTATTTGAAAACAACGGGGCACCCAGTTATTCGGATTTCTTGAGGGTAGTATTGAGTAGTTGTCAGTTATCAGTTATCAGTGGTCCTCTTCTACATTTTAGCTTAAAATGTAGATCTGAAGcgataataaatttttttagaagTAAAAAGAGAAGCAAGATAAATGGCAGGGAGAAGTTTGACCAAGTTTGCAACTGACTGGTCAGTAACCCTTCTCAGTGTGATAACGTCATCAAAGGTTATTTCTAGCTCGCGGTTAGGGTTGAGCGAAAAAGTAACGACGTCTTATCATAGCGATAAACAGTCCAAGTCCCTTCTGAGGATTTGAATCTCAGAGCTTCTGTTTCCATGTTCCGACGCTATAACATTGGGGGACCAAGACTCTAAGCTTCTTTTCTCTTCTAtgatttttattgaaaatatttagttCTTAGTTATTGGTTCACTTTAAGAACCTTAAAACACCCCAGTATAGACGATACGATACATTTAATGAGAAGAGTAAATCATATTTAAAGTGATCTTCTATTCGGTCTGAAATGATTCCAAACTGCAAAAAATTGACACGTAGTGTGAAGTGGTTCTTGCGTTGTTCATTTTGGTATTCCGATTTATACCGTGTAGCCAAACAGGGCTGTTTCAGCCTCTTTTAAGATTTTCAGGTGTACTTCAAACGCTTTCTTAATAGTGTGAAGTGTCTTTCGATATATATATTGGTGCTCATTCTTTCCAGAAAGTGTTGGTTGCCTCTTAAACCTCAGTTTTGAAAATAGTTCTCCTTAGAACGATTTTACCCAATTGATTTTGCTAATGCCCCCTTTTATTGAGCTTTGTATCTCATATTATTTCACCATTTTTAATGACAATTCCCCTTTTTcggacattaaaaaaattagtggAGCGTGTCAGCCCAGAATTGCAAAACTATGGAATAGTTAATGATTTatgaaacttttgttttctgtggTAACAGCAATCTTGGTATCAAGACATTTCATCAACTAACCTTGGTTCTGGCTTCGTTCCCTCCTCCAGCAGATAACCTTGCAATTGCCACTTTTCGCCTCATTTCCACAGTTTAAACCTTGAAAGGATTTCCTTAGAATCGGGTACGGACCAATGACTATTTTGTTTGATGTTCTTTGCCCAGCGACCAAGTAAACTGACTTTTGTTCCATAATGAAGTAAACTTGAATAAGAATATCGTGCATCATCTGAAGGAAATGTTATATCCGCAATTTTGGTCTTAATGAGTTCTTTAGATAAGTGAATAAATAGCAAGGAATTAGTACACAAATGAAGACGATTGTGAAAATCTTGTCTTTGGCACCTTTCTCTACTGTCTTCCCTCAATTCAAAGCCGCGAAAAGTTTAGCGGCGGAAAGTGTCCTGTGTATTGTTGGGATAAAATAATCTCAATCATgatcttaaaatttttctctcaGTTACCTTTCCTGtggaagtttgtttttgtaCCACGACTGTAAAGGGGCAACTTTGAACTTAATTGTTATCAACTTATCACGAAATTCAAAGAGCCTAAATTATTGATTCATTAATGATCAACCATTTGCAAAATGCGCAGAGGGCAGTATAATAATGTCATGTTTATCTTCATTTATATAACTATATTGACAGAAATGTCATCAGGCtaagttgaaaaaaagattcaaaattgGAAATCGTTAAGTGATAATAAATTTGTGGATGAAAGAGGAGCGAAAAAGATGAGCGTAAATTAACAGACAACTGCATACATCCTTATGACCAGCCTTTTATTGTGCTAAAAGCTGATTCCCATTAAAATCACAATCATGAACATAACTAAGTAAATTGTGCAAAAGATCTAACGTGTCTATCAAAATCGCGTTTTGTTTGGATTTACAAGATCAAAACGGAAGCAACTAATGAAACATACGTCCCTGAAATGTATGCTTAGCTTGCCCATCTGATTGCTGTAGTTGCTTTCTTTAACCAGCCGCAGTCCCCCGTGAGATGAATATTTGTTCAAACACTCTCATCGTAAGGACTAATCGAGtatcaaaataaatgtatttttaaactttttgagTTGAAGGGTGAGATGAGTACATGGATTTAGCACCTGCTTTGA
This is a stretch of genomic DNA from Pocillopora verrucosa isolate sample1 chromosome 12, ASM3666991v2, whole genome shotgun sequence. It encodes these proteins:
- the LOC131786451 gene encoding adrenocorticotropic hormone receptor-like — translated: MGLGASHCFGVWAPTEVSITTMVLAIVFMIATVPGNLMVILAVLFDPNKNLRNPFTLLVANLAVTDLIVGALVEPLSINTHYRESRGLSISMSWFSQSVYFLCCTASLLSLAALTVDRYLAITKPLWYRANANYGRVATAVSLVWILSCCSTSIFFFVGFVAYAFVFANITMFCTIFIFIFSYVRIFQYAKNQITQIDNLTDGQTELNKARQRAIEMENKLTKTYLIMLGIFLSCYIPSCIMIYFMNLCQGCSCELIHWLRDFHFVFITINSLINPFLYAFRLPNFKSAVKRILGCASQVAPVIVTTGNEVTVKDSGPRNLSSTNIRSASQTPGPLMVIITAYSSILVAAKSKGNLSQRKAHKTSLEKEIRLSLTVALITMLFIIAWLPLFVLTMIATFDPESLPSPIIFARLLQFVKWMHYCSSAVNPFLYSYRNPDMRRTIAVLLRRLVLQGPGVDEVFRRRSSDISTTRVRKVSICSDKSRKVSTESQQSCLGARSAFSRISVRGRGNSSEDKEMGHKRLEFNNNI